The Haloarchaeobius amylolyticus genome window below encodes:
- a CDS encoding ABC transporter ATP-binding protein — MAELTLDGITKVFVEDDGNEIVAVDDVNVDIEDGEFLVLVGPSGCGKSTTLRMIAGLETVTDGELRLGGGLINHKQPADRDIAMVFQSYALYPHMTVAENMSFGLEESTDMPDDEIQEKVTAAAEMMGIGDLLDRKPRELSGGQQQRVALGRAIVRDPEVFLMDEPLSNLDAKLRAKMRTELQRIQEDLGVSTVYVTHDQTEAMTMGDRIAILDDGVLQQVGTPLECYHEPNNEFVADFIGEPSMNFFDVEVQGDRLRAEKFSYPVSQETLDAVGDATNLTMGIRPEDIEIRSDAAGDHDFETVVDVVEPTGDENNLYLTFDPEEADPETFIVTIGGMQRVEAGQPVVAHVPEDAVHLFDANTGKALKNRSLENVEALGQPV, encoded by the coding sequence ATGGCTGAACTGACCCTCGACGGCATCACCAAGGTGTTCGTCGAAGACGACGGAAACGAGATCGTGGCCGTCGACGACGTGAACGTCGACATCGAGGACGGCGAGTTCCTCGTGCTGGTCGGCCCCTCGGGGTGTGGGAAGTCCACCACCCTGCGGATGATCGCGGGGCTGGAGACCGTCACCGATGGCGAACTCCGCCTCGGGGGCGGCCTCATCAACCACAAACAGCCCGCCGACCGCGACATCGCGATGGTGTTCCAGTCCTACGCGCTGTACCCGCACATGACCGTCGCCGAGAACATGAGCTTCGGGCTGGAGGAGTCGACGGACATGCCGGACGACGAGATACAGGAGAAGGTCACCGCCGCCGCGGAGATGATGGGCATCGGCGACCTGCTCGACCGCAAGCCCCGGGAACTCTCCGGTGGCCAGCAACAGCGCGTCGCCCTGGGTCGCGCCATCGTCCGCGACCCCGAGGTGTTCCTGATGGACGAGCCGCTGTCGAACCTCGACGCCAAGCTCCGCGCGAAGATGCGCACCGAACTCCAGCGCATCCAGGAGGACCTCGGCGTCTCCACCGTCTACGTCACGCACGACCAGACGGAGGCGATGACGATGGGCGACCGCATCGCCATCCTCGACGACGGCGTCCTCCAGCAGGTCGGCACGCCACTGGAGTGCTACCACGAACCGAACAACGAGTTCGTCGCGGACTTCATCGGCGAGCCCTCGATGAACTTCTTCGACGTGGAGGTCCAGGGCGACCGCCTGCGCGCCGAGAAGTTCTCCTACCCCGTCTCCCAGGAGACGCTCGATGCCGTCGGCGACGCGACGAACCTCACCATGGGCATCCGGCCCGAGGACATCGAGATCCGTTCCGACGCCGCGGGCGACCACGACTTCGAGACCGTCGTGGACGTGGTCGAGCCGACCGGCGACGAGAACAACCTCTACCTGACCTTCGACCCGGAGGAGGCCGACCCGGAGACGTTCATCGTCACCATCGGTGGGATGCAACGCGTCGAGGCCGGCCAGCCGGTCGTCGCGCACGTCCCCGAGGACGCCGTCCACCTGTTCGACGCGAACACCGGGAAGGCGCTGAAGAACCGGTCGCTGGAGAACGTCGAGGCGCTCGGCCAGCCGGTCTGA
- a CDS encoding carbohydrate ABC transporter permease, producing the protein MSQATATETQTEQQTGFPFRRVGLYLTLLGMAVFYLIPIETGLMTSIKTLSYYGTGVPFLPPTPDGLSFAMWVEAFEQLSSGLFNSLLLTIPATILSAAFGSMAAYGLTSVDWKYQVGIYTLFVAGIFIPYQAVLVPLSQFWYNIVPLRTMFEPWAYLLPVIETYHWKILALIITHTAYGIPICTLLFRSYYKDLSGEMVEAARLDGASVYKIYRRIILPLSIPMFAVTFIYQFTQIWNDLLFALIIVQSGDASVVTMSLSGLGVSQSGTNFPLQMAGAFVTALPTLLVYIFFGEQFAKGVTA; encoded by the coding sequence ATGAGTCAGGCGACCGCGACCGAGACCCAGACCGAACAGCAGACCGGCTTCCCGTTCCGGCGCGTGGGACTCTACCTCACGCTCCTCGGCATGGCGGTGTTCTACCTCATCCCCATCGAGACGGGGCTGATGACCTCCATCAAGACGCTTTCGTACTACGGGACCGGCGTCCCGTTCCTCCCGCCCACCCCGGACGGGCTCAGTTTCGCGATGTGGGTCGAGGCGTTCGAACAGCTCTCGAGCGGGCTGTTCAACAGCCTCCTGCTGACCATCCCGGCGACCATCCTGTCGGCCGCGTTCGGGAGCATGGCCGCCTACGGCCTGACCAGCGTCGACTGGAAGTACCAGGTCGGCATCTACACCCTGTTCGTCGCGGGCATCTTCATCCCGTACCAGGCCGTGCTGGTGCCGCTCTCGCAGTTCTGGTACAACATCGTCCCGCTGCGGACGATGTTCGAGCCGTGGGCCTACCTGCTGCCCGTCATCGAGACGTACCACTGGAAGATCCTCGCGCTCATCATCACGCACACGGCGTACGGTATCCCCATCTGTACGTTGCTGTTCCGGTCGTACTACAAGGACCTCTCCGGGGAGATGGTCGAGGCGGCACGGCTCGACGGTGCCTCGGTGTACAAGATCTACCGGCGCATCATCCTGCCGCTCTCGATCCCGATGTTCGCGGTGACGTTCATCTACCAGTTCACCCAGATCTGGAACGACCTGCTGTTCGCGCTCATCATCGTCCAGTCCGGCGACGCGTCGGTCGTGACGATGTCGCTGTCGGGGCTCGGCGTCTCCCAGTCGGGGACGAACTTCCCGCTCCAGATGGCCGGCGCGTTCGTCACCGCCCTGCCGACGCTGCTGGTGTACATCTTCTTCGGAGAACAGTTCGCGAAAGGAGTAACCGCCTAA
- a CDS encoding ABC transporter substrate-binding protein — MTGNDSTHDVSRRSVLKTAGAAGAAGLTGLAGCVGGLTGGGGGQEPIELLHAWSSGDGSDAIAALLDGFQEEHPDVEFAEEPVNGAARKNLGTVIQNRMKNNNPPSTWQAWPGKNLTKFEGAYGDLEGDVWDDDMKSNYLPGPKKQAQVGGTFVTVPLNIHRINNLFYNKSVVEEAGVDPSSISTPDDLTAAFQKVADNTDATPFAQQTSSNWSTVQLWATVLLGQAGQSGYNAFVNGNGKEAQIKKALQTVKDYSEFYPDDAASITFTEANNRVMSGKAAFIHQGDWAAGAYSGNDEFNYGEDWGHVPFPGTDGYYALNMDSFPFPSNNPSPEATKTFLSYCGTTDAQIRFNKKKGSIPPRKDADPSKLNKFQQDQFDDFTSSDAQPPSIQHGLALAPAIRTNVLDAFSGFIESYDVDKTTTQLVGSFS; from the coding sequence ATGACAGGAAACGATTCGACTCACGATGTTTCGCGGCGCAGTGTGCTGAAGACAGCCGGCGCAGCTGGCGCGGCCGGTCTGACAGGTCTCGCCGGATGTGTCGGTGGCCTGACCGGCGGCGGTGGCGGTCAGGAACCGATCGAACTCCTCCACGCGTGGAGCAGTGGTGACGGCTCCGACGCCATCGCGGCACTCCTCGACGGGTTCCAGGAGGAACACCCCGACGTGGAGTTCGCGGAAGAGCCGGTCAACGGGGCCGCCCGGAAGAACCTCGGGACGGTCATCCAGAACCGGATGAAGAACAACAACCCGCCGAGCACGTGGCAGGCGTGGCCCGGCAAGAACCTCACCAAGTTCGAGGGCGCCTACGGCGACCTCGAGGGTGACGTCTGGGACGACGACATGAAGAGCAACTACCTGCCGGGGCCGAAGAAGCAGGCCCAGGTCGGTGGCACGTTCGTCACCGTCCCGCTCAACATCCACCGCATCAACAACCTCTTCTACAACAAGTCGGTCGTCGAGGAGGCGGGCGTCGACCCGTCCAGCATCTCGACGCCGGACGACCTCACGGCCGCCTTCCAGAAGGTCGCCGACAACACGGACGCGACCCCGTTCGCCCAGCAGACCAGTTCCAACTGGTCGACCGTGCAGCTCTGGGCCACCGTGCTGCTCGGGCAGGCCGGCCAGTCCGGCTACAACGCCTTCGTCAACGGCAACGGGAAGGAAGCACAGATCAAGAAGGCGCTCCAGACGGTCAAGGACTACTCCGAGTTCTACCCCGACGACGCCGCCTCCATCACGTTCACCGAGGCGAACAACCGCGTCATGAGCGGGAAGGCCGCGTTCATCCACCAGGGCGACTGGGCGGCCGGCGCCTACAGCGGCAACGACGAGTTCAACTACGGCGAGGACTGGGGCCACGTCCCGTTCCCGGGCACCGACGGCTACTACGCCCTCAACATGGACTCGTTCCCGTTCCCGTCGAACAACCCGTCGCCCGAGGCGACGAAGACGTTCCTCAGCTACTGTGGCACGACGGACGCCCAGATCCGCTTCAACAAGAAGAAGGGCTCCATCCCGCCGCGTAAGGACGCCGACCCGTCCAAACTGAACAAGTTCCAGCAGGACCAGTTCGACGACTTCACCAGCTCGGACGCGCAGCCGCCGTCCATCCAGCACGGTCTCGCGCTCGCACCGGCCATCCGGACGAACGTCCTCGACGCGTTCAGTGGCTTCATCGAGTCCTACGACGTGGACAAGACGACGACGCAGCTGGTCGGGTCGTTCAGCTAA
- a CDS encoding carbohydrate ABC transporter permease, which translates to MRKKLTELVQALANRQREVRTDGGTAQEERSLLDRDSVQSAPFWLPPFLLVGLFVYGAILWNVVISLTDLAGFTASPDYTSLDLENYVIAFTGGTPSWSNLSVEPIWNSATNTLILMVAFTAVCLVIGLLMAILVDQEIRYENTFRTIYLLPMSLSFVVTAKFWLFMYNQESGLVNAVITTLGFDSVGIVQNPQLKLAAVVFALIWQFSGYAMVVYLAGLRAIPNEHFEAARVDGASSVRMYWRVIIPQLRTATISASVVLVVFALKAFDFLYAMYGGYQPGPSADILATRMVREAYSNGNWAYGSAIAVILFLMALAIVAPYLYTQYQRGQL; encoded by the coding sequence ATGCGCAAGAAACTAACAGAACTCGTACAGGCGCTCGCAAACCGTCAGCGCGAGGTACGCACCGACGGTGGCACGGCGCAGGAGGAACGGTCGCTTCTGGACCGCGACAGCGTCCAGTCCGCGCCGTTCTGGCTGCCGCCGTTCCTGCTCGTCGGGCTGTTCGTCTACGGGGCCATCCTCTGGAACGTCGTCATCTCGCTGACGGACCTGGCGGGCTTCACGGCGTCGCCGGACTACACCAGCCTGGACCTCGAGAACTACGTCATCGCGTTCACCGGCGGGACGCCGTCGTGGTCGAACCTCTCGGTGGAACCCATCTGGAACTCGGCGACGAACACGTTGATACTGATGGTCGCGTTCACCGCGGTCTGCCTGGTCATCGGCCTGCTGATGGCCATCCTCGTCGACCAGGAGATCCGCTACGAGAACACCTTCCGGACCATCTACCTGCTCCCGATGAGCCTCTCGTTCGTCGTGACCGCGAAGTTCTGGCTGTTCATGTACAACCAGGAGTCCGGCCTCGTCAACGCCGTCATCACGACGCTCGGGTTCGACTCGGTCGGCATCGTGCAGAACCCACAGCTGAAGCTCGCGGCGGTCGTGTTCGCGCTCATCTGGCAGTTCAGCGGCTACGCGATGGTCGTCTACCTTGCCGGCCTGCGCGCCATCCCGAACGAGCACTTCGAGGCCGCCCGCGTCGACGGCGCGAGTTCGGTCCGCATGTACTGGCGGGTCATCATCCCGCAGCTGCGGACCGCGACCATCAGCGCGTCGGTCGTGCTGGTCGTGTTCGCGCTGAAGGCGTTCGACTTCCTCTACGCGATGTACGGTGGCTACCAGCCCGGTCCGTCCGCCGACATCCTCGCGACGCGGATGGTCCGTGAGGCGTACAGCAACGGGAACTGGGCGTACGGCTCGGCCATCGCCGTCATCCTGTTCCTGATGGCACTCGCCATCGTCGCACCGTACCTCTACACGCAGTACCAGCGGGGGCAACTATGA